One region of Synechococcus elongatus PCC 11801 genomic DNA includes:
- a CDS encoding bile acid:sodium symporter family protein, which produces MQSSLLSTVLLPLALFIIMFGMGLTLTVQDFRRIWQQPKAVAVGLIAQLLVLPLVGFAIAKLLPLSPALAVGVIILAACPGGPTSNLFTFLAAGDVALSITLTALSSLITIVSIPWVVNLGLRLFLDQTDSFSLPVGPTVLQIAVITILPVTLAMSLRHSAPQLAQRADRSVRWVSTAFLSAVIVGFFAQERQNIVSFFQEVGGVVLLLNLLSMALGVALASITRLGYARATTIGLEVGIQNGTLAIAIAASPTLLNNPTMAIPAAIYSLVMFATGGAFAWWRQRYQPSRASQSASEAPTAVGSRAD; this is translated from the coding sequence ATGCAATCCAGTTTGCTCTCCACAGTGTTGCTGCCGCTGGCACTGTTCATCATTATGTTTGGCATGGGCCTAACGCTGACGGTACAAGACTTTCGGCGGATTTGGCAGCAACCCAAAGCGGTGGCGGTCGGACTGATTGCCCAGCTCCTGGTCTTGCCCCTTGTGGGATTTGCGATCGCTAAGTTACTGCCCCTCTCGCCTGCACTGGCTGTGGGTGTGATTATTTTGGCGGCTTGTCCGGGTGGGCCAACCTCCAATCTCTTTACGTTTTTGGCAGCTGGCGATGTGGCGCTGTCGATCACGTTGACTGCGCTCAGTAGCCTGATCACGATCGTTTCGATTCCTTGGGTGGTGAATCTCGGCCTACGGCTGTTTTTGGATCAAACCGATTCCTTTTCGCTGCCCGTTGGCCCTACAGTTTTACAAATCGCCGTGATCACGATTCTGCCCGTGACCTTGGCCATGAGCCTCCGGCATTCTGCCCCTCAACTGGCTCAGCGAGCCGATCGCAGTGTGCGGTGGGTTTCAACAGCGTTTCTGTCAGCTGTGATCGTCGGCTTCTTTGCCCAAGAACGCCAGAATATCGTGTCTTTTTTCCAAGAAGTGGGCGGAGTAGTCCTGCTTCTCAACCTCTTGTCCATGGCCTTAGGAGTGGCGTTGGCGAGCATAACCCGTTTGGGCTACGCCCGTGCTACCACGATTGGTCTTGAAGTGGGCATACAAAACGGCACCTTGGCGATCGCGATCGCAGCTTCTCCGACATTGCTCAATAACCCCACCATGGCGATTCCGGCAGCAATCTACAGCTTGGTGATGTTTGCCACCGGCGGTGCCTTTGCGTGGTGGCGCCAACGCTATCAGCCGTCGCGAGCCTCGCAGTCTGCCAGCGAAGCACCCACTGCCGTGGGCTCCCGCGCCGACTAA
- a CDS encoding Calvin cycle protein CP12, which yields MSDIQEKIEQARQEAHAISEEKGATSPDAAAAWDVVEELQAEASHQRQQQSETEPFFGQYCDENPDAAECLIYDD from the coding sequence ATGAGCGACATCCAAGAAAAAATTGAACAGGCCCGGCAAGAGGCTCACGCCATCAGTGAAGAGAAGGGCGCTACCTCGCCGGACGCAGCGGCTGCATGGGACGTCGTTGAAGAACTGCAAGCCGAGGCTTCGCACCAACGGCAACAGCAATCAGAAACTGAGCCTTTCTTTGGTCAGTACTGCGATGAGAACCCCGACGCAGCTGAGTGCCTGATCTACGACGACTAA
- a CDS encoding DUF3177 family protein, whose product MISQTLLRSLVWTDYRLAVLILVFIPLVLLVWSLFSKLEAIQRLMLIYWRVASLLAITVLMMVAALPLSFLTGFLARLLIPISLWFWVDLNEEVEDLPRFRPLRLGFTAWRWAVTIYSGLGLLLSARSLPCSFLPREVIVQDAVCNFWLSPPYGLREWLLSGYKPGLISFFGVFGLVVYGLCLVQFLLTRLPRQGRCAL is encoded by the coding sequence ATGATTTCGCAAACCCTGCTGCGATCGCTGGTGTGGACGGACTATCGCCTTGCCGTTCTGATTTTGGTGTTTATTCCCCTTGTCTTGCTGGTTTGGTCGCTGTTTAGCAAGCTCGAGGCGATCCAGCGCCTGATGCTGATCTATTGGCGCGTCGCTAGCTTGTTGGCGATCACCGTGCTGATGATGGTCGCAGCGCTACCGCTGAGTTTCCTGACTGGCTTCCTCGCACGGTTACTGATTCCGATTAGCCTCTGGTTCTGGGTGGATTTGAACGAGGAAGTCGAAGATCTGCCCCGCTTCCGTCCCCTACGGCTGGGTTTTACAGCTTGGCGCTGGGCCGTGACGATCTACTCAGGCTTGGGTCTGCTGCTCAGTGCGCGATCGCTGCCCTGCAGCTTTCTGCCCCGCGAAGTGATCGTCCAAGATGCTGTCTGTAATTTTTGGCTTTCGCCACCCTATGGTCTGCGGGAATGGCTGTTGAGTGGCTATAAACCCGGCTTGATTAGCTTCTTTGGAGTCTTTGGTCTGGTTGTCTACGGTCTCTGCTTGGTGCAGTTCCTGCTGACCCGCCTGCCTCGCCAAGGTCGCTGCGCACTCTAG
- the xseA gene encoding exodeoxyribonuclease VII large subunit, with translation MTTSDRITPITVAGLSDYLKSLIEDERQLQHLWICGEVSSSKAHTYGLFFTLKDSQSSEQLDCVAWSNSLAKLQHRPEVGQQVLLLGSVRLYPKRSSYQLQVVQCLPFGDGLKALQRQRLEQRLLAEGLFADDRKRPLPLYPQTIAVVTSPQAAAWGDIQRSLRQRSPGLKVLLSPTLVQGEQAPAAIATAIARVVADGRAELIILARGGGAREDLDCFDDERVVRAIATCPMPVVTGLGHEQDETLADRVADWAAHTPTAAATRAVPAWTDLRQGWQQLRQRLIQAQREQWQTYHRQLQHCQTRLGWPLLQRRLQQAQHQQQSLRQRLQQASRSQLAQERQRLEHLQELLAILNPESVLQRGYALVRRDRALIRQAQDLAVGDCLSLQWADGTAEVCVETVTPAPENQSDR, from the coding sequence GTGACCACCAGCGATCGCATAACGCCGATCACAGTGGCGGGGTTGAGTGATTACCTCAAAAGCCTGATTGAAGATGAGCGGCAACTGCAGCACCTCTGGATCTGTGGCGAGGTTTCCAGTAGCAAAGCCCACACCTATGGACTCTTCTTCACCCTGAAGGATTCACAGAGCTCAGAACAGCTGGACTGCGTTGCTTGGTCGAATAGCTTGGCCAAACTGCAACACCGACCCGAAGTGGGGCAACAGGTTTTGTTGCTGGGATCCGTACGCCTTTATCCCAAGCGCAGCAGCTACCAACTGCAAGTTGTGCAATGTCTGCCCTTTGGCGATGGATTGAAAGCACTGCAACGCCAACGGCTGGAACAGCGACTCCTAGCGGAAGGCTTATTTGCTGACGATCGCAAGCGCCCTTTACCGCTCTATCCCCAAACGATCGCGGTCGTCACTTCCCCTCAGGCCGCTGCTTGGGGTGATATTCAACGCAGTTTGCGACAGCGATCGCCAGGACTTAAGGTCTTACTCTCGCCAACGCTAGTGCAAGGGGAGCAAGCGCCAGCAGCCATTGCGACAGCGATCGCACGGGTCGTGGCTGATGGTCGCGCTGAGTTGATCATTCTGGCGCGGGGCGGTGGGGCACGCGAAGATTTGGATTGCTTCGACGATGAGCGGGTGGTGCGGGCGATCGCCACTTGTCCGATGCCCGTGGTCACTGGTTTGGGGCACGAGCAGGATGAAACCTTGGCCGATCGCGTCGCGGATTGGGCTGCCCATACCCCAACAGCAGCAGCGACGCGAGCCGTCCCAGCTTGGACAGACTTGCGTCAAGGCTGGCAGCAACTGCGCCAACGCTTGATTCAGGCACAGCGAGAACAGTGGCAGACCTATCACCGCCAACTACAGCACTGTCAAACCCGCTTAGGTTGGCCGCTGCTCCAACGCCGCTTACAGCAAGCCCAACATCAGCAGCAATCTCTGCGTCAGCGGCTACAACAGGCCAGCCGATCGCAACTCGCTCAGGAACGCCAGCGCCTAGAGCATCTCCAGGAACTGTTGGCGATCCTCAATCCAGAATCCGTGTTGCAGCGGGGTTATGCCTTGGTACGCCGCGATCGTGCCCTGATTCGGCAGGCGCAGGATTTAGCGGTG
- a CDS encoding SulP family inorganic anion transporter produces MGWEWRRLGAELKLEPLRNLLAGLVSGSLLLSENLSAGLLIYGGVLSPYLASGLAGLLISTAFLNCLGVNRQGLAYGIATPDSRIYSLLAIVAAAISQSEALVDTGMLGATLLIYWIVTTTSIGVALWLMGRLGLGEWLRYIPYPVVGGFLAATGWLLISGGFNVALGFKLSAASLDRLWNLDSGAKLLVAVVFGLLLWQLGTRLNRVWITPALLFSGLVGAHLIRLGLGASLVEAAQAGWFLPKLTPRLIFFWNWPAIPSIDWALLWPQFAVIPVLILLAAISLTLNLSSLENIEKRELDLNQELQRTGLTNLIMVPFGGFSPGLLSGSRSTLNRLAGASTPLAAWVAAGLMLVAVSLGDLAQWLCKPVLAGLLINLGLLYIDRWVFRSIRLLPQREYWVTIAILGISIVAGFLEAITAGILFSSLTFIVSYCRAPVIRSMVSGAYLHSNIERVEAQQAILRRRGAVLQVVFLQGYLFFGTARRIVAAVRDRLSQSPEEIHLVLLDYQAVTGADSSTAEVFSRFAVELQARSVQLWVAAIAPEYQKPLQPFLQVLPGHQQFPDLNAALQAAEAQLLERYARRPKSLPFALLLPELLRLADDCEVPLHRWQRSQLKDGQVLYQQGDRAETLYWLERGELYLQATEAWEARQVLAGSPCGELAFLRGETQPQTAIAVGRCTVYGLSRTALAELEQSHPMVAIALYRWLLHRQSEQLHDQQLRQHYLQS; encoded by the coding sequence ATGGGGTGGGAGTGGCGACGGCTTGGGGCTGAACTCAAGCTAGAACCGTTGCGGAATTTGTTAGCAGGACTCGTTTCAGGTTCGCTCCTGCTCAGTGAAAATCTTTCAGCTGGATTGCTCATTTACGGTGGTGTTCTCAGTCCCTATCTCGCCTCGGGGCTAGCAGGGTTGCTGATCAGCACGGCCTTTCTCAATTGCTTGGGTGTGAATCGTCAGGGGCTTGCCTATGGCATTGCCACGCCAGACTCACGCATCTACTCCTTGCTCGCGATCGTGGCAGCTGCCATTAGCCAGTCAGAAGCCTTGGTCGATACCGGCATGCTGGGGGCAACTCTGCTGATCTACTGGATTGTGACTACTACCAGCATCGGTGTTGCCCTCTGGTTGATGGGGCGTCTGGGGCTCGGCGAGTGGCTGCGCTATATTCCCTATCCGGTTGTCGGTGGATTTTTAGCGGCGACGGGCTGGCTGCTGATTTCCGGCGGTTTCAATGTTGCCTTGGGCTTCAAGCTTTCTGCGGCGAGCCTCGATCGCCTCTGGAACCTCGACTCGGGTGCAAAACTGCTGGTGGCAGTGGTGTTTGGTCTGCTGCTCTGGCAGTTGGGAACAAGGCTTAACCGCGTTTGGATTACTCCAGCCCTCTTATTCAGTGGCTTGGTGGGCGCTCATCTGATCCGGTTGGGCTTGGGTGCTTCCCTCGTAGAGGCAGCGCAAGCGGGCTGGTTTCTACCGAAACTGACCCCTCGTTTAATCTTCTTCTGGAACTGGCCTGCGATTCCAAGTATTGACTGGGCCTTGCTCTGGCCGCAGTTTGCTGTGATTCCAGTGTTGATTTTGCTAGCTGCTATTTCGCTCACGCTGAATCTCAGCAGTCTCGAAAATATTGAGAAACGGGAGCTGGATCTCAATCAAGAGCTGCAGCGCACTGGGCTGACCAACTTGATCATGGTGCCGTTCGGTGGGTTTTCGCCGGGGCTGCTATCCGGCAGTCGGAGTACTCTCAATCGCCTTGCGGGGGCTTCAACGCCCTTGGCAGCTTGGGTGGCGGCTGGCCTGATGTTGGTCGCTGTCAGTCTTGGCGATCTAGCTCAGTGGCTCTGTAAACCCGTTTTGGCAGGGCTCCTGATCAACCTCGGCTTGCTCTATATCGATCGCTGGGTCTTTCGCTCTATTCGGCTGCTGCCCCAGCGAGAGTATTGGGTGACGATCGCGATTCTGGGGATCAGTATTGTTGCAGGTTTCCTAGAGGCGATTACCGCAGGCATTTTGTTCAGTAGCTTGACGTTTATCGTCAGCTACTGTCGGGCTCCGGTCATTCGATCGATGGTGTCCGGCGCTTATCTGCATAGCAATATTGAGCGAGTAGAAGCACAGCAAGCGATTCTGCGTCGTCGGGGGGCGGTGCTGCAGGTAGTCTTTCTGCAAGGCTATTTATTTTTTGGAACGGCTCGGCGGATTGTGGCAGCGGTGCGAGATCGCCTGAGCCAGAGTCCTGAGGAGATCCATCTCGTACTGCTGGACTACCAGGCAGTCACTGGGGCAGACTCTTCAACCGCTGAGGTGTTTAGCCGTTTTGCCGTAGAGTTACAAGCTCGGTCAGTGCAACTGTGGGTAGCGGCGATCGCTCCCGAGTATCAAAAGCCCCTCCAGCCTTTTCTGCAGGTTTTGCCAGGGCATCAGCAGTTTCCCGATCTGAATGCTGCTCTGCAAGCCGCAGAAGCGCAACTCCTTGAGCGGTACGCCCGCCGCCCCAAAAGTCTGCCCTTTGCCTTGCTCTTGCCCGAATTGTTGAGGCTCGCTGATGACTGCGAGGTGCCCCTCCATCGATGGCAGCGATCGCAGCTGAAAGATGGCCAAGTGCTCTATCAGCAGGGCGATCGGGCTGAGACCCTCTACTGGCTGGAGCGCGGTGAGCTGTATTTACAAGCGACCGAAGCCTGGGAAGCGCGGCAGGTGTTGGCCGGCAGTCCCTGCGGTGAGCTTGCGTTTCTCCGCGGCGAAACGCAACCCCAAACGGCGATCGCCGTTGGTCGCTGCACGGTGTATGGACTGAGCCGCACCGCGCTGGCGGAATTAGAGCAAAGCCACCCCATGGTCGCGATCGCGCTCTATCGCTGGCTGCTCCATCGCCAAAGTGAGCAGTTACACGATCAGCAATTGCGGCAGCACTATCTTCAGTCGTAG
- a CDS encoding response regulator gives MAATPKTALLVQVDSFQAKVWSAALASQSITVIQEATNVDLGVMLEQMGAAGLTLPDLVIVDMASEGMNPFAFCRFCRNQYPNVKVLLTNSTQTQVTESEQRWAISQGAQDLLPAFQTSSLLTDLITALGQTTQVLGLPILDQQALIQILPKLLETPAVPGSEAEAVAEAPAPTVSQPPAPPAPETPKPQRFYRGRPY, from the coding sequence ATGGCTGCTACCCCGAAGACCGCATTACTCGTTCAAGTCGATTCCTTTCAGGCAAAGGTCTGGTCTGCAGCTTTAGCCTCTCAGTCGATCACGGTCATTCAAGAAGCGACAAACGTTGATCTCGGCGTCATGTTGGAGCAGATGGGCGCAGCAGGACTGACGCTGCCGGACTTGGTCATTGTTGACATGGCCTCGGAAGGGATGAATCCCTTTGCCTTCTGCCGCTTCTGCCGCAATCAATATCCCAACGTCAAGGTCTTGCTGACCAACAGCACGCAAACGCAAGTTACGGAATCTGAGCAGCGCTGGGCTATTTCCCAAGGTGCTCAGGATTTGTTGCCCGCTTTTCAAACAAGCTCGTTGCTCACGGATTTGATCACAGCGCTGGGTCAAACGACGCAGGTTTTGGGACTGCCCATCCTAGACCAGCAGGCACTGATCCAAATCCTGCCAAAGTTACTCGAAACCCCAGCCGTGCCAGGTAGCGAGGCCGAAGCAGTGGCAGAAGCCCCTGCTCCCACGGTGTCTCAGCCTCCGGCTCCTCCCGCTCCTGAAACGCCCAAGCCTCAGCGCTTCTACCGAGGACGTCCCTATTGA
- a CDS encoding phycobiliprotein lyase — MPDRLLTAPLAAVEDYFQRSHGQWHSQRRYYTLKSGDVQEVISTIGVTALTQGDRDLLDLAALHQLDVDLLCGACVTWQSEYQGPEGKTQEGRTVFGVLGDRLYRDSGFATRKPVIARFQLNNPDTLTLRSEYGGSSFEEECRLIGQHYRTRQTIISRAGEEIMIGQYLEQRLA, encoded by the coding sequence ATGCCCGATCGCTTGCTGACTGCACCCCTTGCTGCTGTTGAAGACTACTTCCAGCGATCGCATGGACAATGGCACTCCCAACGCCGCTACTACACCCTCAAGAGCGGTGATGTGCAGGAAGTAATCAGCACGATTGGCGTGACGGCGTTGACTCAAGGCGATCGCGACCTTTTGGATCTCGCGGCTCTACATCAGTTGGACGTAGATTTGCTCTGCGGTGCTTGTGTGACTTGGCAGAGTGAATACCAAGGCCCCGAAGGAAAAACTCAAGAAGGACGAACGGTTTTTGGTGTGTTGGGCGATCGTCTCTACCGCGACAGCGGCTTTGCAACCCGCAAGCCCGTCATTGCCCGTTTTCAGCTGAATAACCCCGATACCCTGACCTTGCGCAGTGAATATGGTGGCTCAAGCTTTGAGGAAGAATGTCGCCTGATTGGGCAACACTATCGAACCCGCCAAACCATTATTTCTCGCGCTGGTGAAGAGATCATGATTGGTCAGTACCTTGAGCAGCGCCTTGCCTAA
- a CDS encoding DUF7734 family protein, with protein MTLPIHQLEQYSLRHRDQVLRVLAEDQGEAIELLVFRGFSSSLTQPTAFDPDVPVLPASATIQLIQRFCSPYNPDQPLAPPQTWEAFLAELNS; from the coding sequence ATGACGCTACCGATTCATCAACTGGAGCAGTACAGTCTGCGCCACCGCGACCAAGTCTTGCGCGTCTTGGCAGAGGATCAGGGTGAAGCGATCGAACTCCTTGTCTTTCGGGGGTTCTCCAGTTCACTGACTCAGCCCACTGCTTTCGATCCCGATGTGCCGGTCTTGCCAGCCTCTGCCACGATTCAATTGATTCAGCGCTTTTGCAGCCCGTATAACCCTGACCAACCCCTCGCACCGCCGCAAACTTGGGAAGCCTTCTTGGCTGAGTTAAACAGCTAG